TCTTTTTAGGTGGGATCAAGTACAAGAACAAAATACACTTTGATTGTTATGTCTTATGAATAAGGTTtatcttggtttgtttttgttgttatatcagatctttttttttccttagatgAATATGCTTCCTATGTGTTACATCCTTAAACTTATAAACAGAAATTACAAGGGTAACTTTTCTGAATAACCTGAGTCTGTGCTAAAGCTGGAGAATTATATAGGGAACCTTTCTTTTTAGTCTACATCATAGTCTCTAGAACAGTGTTATTTACTTTCCATTGGACATGGTAAATATGTAGCATATAAAGCTGATCAAAATTCTACATTAGTTAAAACTTGCAAATAATTGTTCTTTTTAGTGCATTGGACTAAACAGCAAATCAGATATTAATTATAACTTAAAGGAATGTAAAACTTGAGCAAAGTTGGAAGTTTATTCTTTGCTTTAATGTCTCAAGGATATGCTGAATAAGAAATCCTGAAATTTAAGATTAAGTTGTGGAGGGATCAGAGAAGGTAATATTTGAGTTTCAAGGAAATATAAAGAAAGTGaggtttctttcttctgtttatATTCCTGACTTAGACCCTTATTAAAAGTATCTTTAACTTTGTCAAAGTTCTTCGTATAGACAGGTGATTGTTCTGGAGGTAAAAAAGCATGTAACACAGTTATATGGAAAGTTGGAAAAAGAAACTGTTCACCTCTTGAGAGATAAACTCTTGATACCTGGAAGTTGGTTTACTCTTAAAAAATACTGAATCTGGAGAGATGTAAAGCCCAGCTCACTGTCTTTTCCTCCTTAATATCCCAAGAATGcatgtagctttttttttttttaaatgagaagcTTATTTGCATTTTGAGATAAAGCTTCGATTATAACTCTACCAGAAATTCCTAAAAGCGGAGaacttttaaattaaagaaCTTTTTAGTGGTTGTTAGCTGTTAGCCAGATATGGTAGGTGACATTCTGCTTAGTGAATATTCCAGTGGTAATTTTAATGATCTGGGAGAGGAGTGAAAGGCATGCTAATGAAGTGGGCTGAAGATGCAGAATTTGAAGAAATTCCAAACAGCAGAAcacatggaaaataaaaggaCAGCAGAGAGGTTGGGCATGTGGGTGAAAGCTAAACAAGATCTATCCTAATGTGGAGAGAACCACTTGAAACACCAGTATTTAATGACTGGAGATGGTTTCAAAGTAGCAAGGCCAGACAAGATCTGCAGATGGTACATTGGCAGATTTTGATGCTGATCCTTCAAAAGATGCATTGGGTGCTTTGTGCCAGGTCAAAATTTCAGAACATAGGACAGATGCCAAGAAGAGCTGTTGAAAAAGGGTGAGGACAATGATACAGAGTTAAATGGTTGCAGTTACTGGTGTACTATGGCGTGGCTGCTGTCTGGTAGTGGGAGATTGGAAAGGGGGGATTGcttggagagaggaaaaggtagGGCAAGTAAGGTTGCTGAGAAGTTATTAATGGAATGGAGGAAAGGTATCAAGGAAATTAGAAAAAAGAGACAGACTAGGTGGAGGGAATGAAACTTGGCAAAAGGTCTAAATGAAGAGAAGACAAATTAAGTGAAGAACATGCATAATCTAAATGGATGAAGAGGTGGCCTGGTGTAAATACAGGAAGTAAAGAGAGTGGTGTGTTAGGAATAGTGGTATGGAATTGAGCAAACACTTGTAACTGGGTTTTCTACTAATGAAGGCTAGTTTAACTGGAAAAACCTCAATGAGTTATACAAGGTTTGACTTTTGAAAAAGTGAGCTTATGAGACTTATGTACCATTAAGCATTCAGTGAAACAAAGGTACAGTCCTTTTATTGATAGGGATGGATGTTATGATCTAATAGGTATTTTCCATCTTTAACTTTTATTATTCTAGTGACCTGAAAGCCTTACTTGCAatcttcaaaatgaaaaaatatcttcataatttatatttatatagaatGAATCTCATCAATTTCGTTACATGGCTGCCATCCTTCGACACTGCTTATTAACCACAGGCCCTACTGAAGAAAAAACTGAAGAGTTGCACAGGTTGGTAGAATTGCAGAGCTAATCTATGTTAaaaggtttttgtttggttggtttttctaAATAGAAATTACTTCGCCTAAAATCTAAAGTAGAAATCTGAGAAACAATGAAAACTTAATTTATTTTGAGGTAATACTGTTAATCTTTTTTTGATGAAAGCTGTTTTCCTCAAACATTGTTTAAGCATATCCAGTTTTCCAGAGAGAAGGTGGCTGGCAAGATTGTTATCTTCTGTCACTGATAAAGAAGCTcaccttttttaaattttggttttgtgttcaCGTGTGTGTATCTGAGGATGAAAATACATATGAAAGTTGTAAGTGTAGTTAAAATTGAAGTGGAATGCAACTTCTGTTGTTTTGCACAGAAACTAATGGAAACACTGTGTTTTGAGATTTCTATATGTAAGTTTTGCAATTCTGATGGATTGGGGTGGAAGTAACAAGTTGATATTTTATCCCAATAGTTCTATGCTGCTTTATTGGAAGTACCAATAATTTTCCTTggtaataatattttttttttcaaagatgaGTGAATCACACAGTTTTAGgtgtgtggtttggtttttttttcctcagtcctGCACCCAACTATTATTATTGGGCAGCCAATAATTCAATCAAAATTCAGATTATTTGTGGTGAGGTGGTGGGTCTTGTTTAGTGTTACTGTTCTTTCTCTATGACACCCTTATTTTTGCCAAGTAGGTCAGCTGTTCACTGGGCCTGATAGTACAGTAGCTTCCCTCAGCACTGAAATGTTGcccattttcttcttcagaaaTGTCTGCATATCTGACTGTTGGATCTTTAGAAGGTCTGCTGAGCCAGTCTCTAGGAAGAAGGATACAGCTTTTCATACCCAGCAATCTTGAAAGTGTTAAATGACCTTGATTACAGTCTTGGAAAGCTCTTAGAGATCAACAGTCTTAGGAGGTGAACACTAAAATCCTACAAGAGAGCCCTTCTCAGTTGGTGCAGACTAGTTTGGAGTAATTTAGGATACTGCTGCAGTAGTTGCCATGACTGAAGTTAGTGCTGTGTCCTGAAGGGCAGTTAGtattttctctttgctgctgcttaTGGTGGGTGTTTTGTGCTCTCAGCCTCCTTTAAGGGAGGGACTGGCAGGAATAAAATCCCTACTGCTGGGAGAATTTAAAAGTTTTGGATAAAATCAACAATTATGAGAGAGTTACAAGAACTATTATATAGCTGATGCTCTTCCCAAGATCTGTTCCCTTGTCCAGAAATCTGACTAGTCTGATCACACTGTTAAATATATTGCCCTGTAAAATTTAATTGTCTTGTGCTATTGCAAAAGGATGCAAGTTATGCAGGTCCTTTTGGTTTTAGATTTTGCACACACTTGCAGCTGAGATCCAGAAAGGGCTTTACATAAATAAGCAGGCAGCTGTGAAGATGATGTAGTGTTGATGTGATTTCTGTCCTTGCTTTTTCAGTGTCAAGGGAGATTTTTTGTAGCAGTGCTGCCCACATGGGCCTTATGGAGACACCAAGTCAAAGCAAAGGTTCTCCGTAATTCTGAGAGGGGGAAGCACGAAATAAATGAGGACACACATCACTGCCTTGAATCAAGGCAGTTGTTCCCCCTTCTCCAGCAGAGACTCAGGGTAGCACTGCATTAGTCTTTCTGCTATGCTGAGAAAACAGCTTTGTCCCTCAGTTAGCAAACTGTAGCTGGTTAAGTTAGCTGAAGAGTAAAGAATGCAAGTATAGCATCATTGCTTGTGGTATTCGATCTTGATTTATGTGCTGCAAGAGCACTGTGCAGGATTTGACTGCTGCGATTCAAATATTTCAGCCTTTTTGCTGAACCTGAGTTGTGTCTTTGAATGCTGCAAGGATGcaataaaagaataaatgaaTACACCCTTCCACCAAGACTGTTCATCACAGCTCTGGAATAGAAAAGCTATACTCAGAAGTAATGCCCCTGCAAATCCTCAAATGGATTGGGGCCTTCATCAAAGGGCCCAACTTCAGTCCGCTGATCTATTCAGACAAGCAAAACTCAATTCCTGATAGGAGCCACACTAAGAAATGAGTAAATTGTTATTAGCAGTATGTAGCTAAAAGAGAGAGGCCTGTCTCATCATTTGGGCTATTCAGCATGCTGGACTCTGACCGTGCAATCTTTATTGCTAGAGATGAGGTGTGAGTCAGAGAGCAGAGCACAActtccagctctgctttcctcctGGAGCCTATCACTAAGGCAATTATGAAAActgtgttaaaaataaaatgaaatacaaaCAGTTGTGAATGCAGAATAAAATGTATGAAGCATCGGGGAGGTACAAATACATTTCTTAAGATTGCTGATTACTTGCACTTCCCTAAGTTTGTAAATCTGCAGAACCTAAGATGCTTCAGTGAAAGGTTTTGGCAGCCTGTTATAGCACATAGTTTGAATGGCTGTGCTTTGAATGTGTAAGTTGAGGATTTATTTTAGGTGAACAGTGAGTGTTGGACATATGCCCTGAGCCACGATGTACTGATTGTCAGTGTGACTATTTCTAATAAAAAAGCAGAAGTTAGCCATAAAATATCTTAACTACTTTAGTACCCAGCATTGTCCTTGTGGTTCTGTTGCGGCATTGCTTAATGTTTGAATATGAACAACTTAAAGTACCACATGTTAGAGTGAGTGTCGTTTTTGCCCACTAACAAGGTTTTAATCAAGGCATTCACTGGCTCTAAATAGGCCTTTGCTTCTGAATTTGCATATCAGGAGGGGGCTGGGAGCATGAGTGGGTGGATGTCATGTCCCAGTGATTAATGATCTGTAGGAAGCCAAAAAGGAGAGAGTAATATACGCAGTATTTCTACCCCCTGGAGTAGGAATGCAAACACTATTGTGCATATCTGTGCACAGTCACTGACTTCCTGGTAGCTGGAGAATTTCATACACTCCTCTGCCACAAATAAAACTGTCAGTGGAGTGACAAAGATCAGAAAGCTGGGCTTCATTTATTGAAAAGAATAGCTCAGGCACAGTGAtccagaaaattaattttgtagGTGTTTGGGAACTTGATTGTTTAATAAAAAACTGGTAAAAAGAGAACTTTTGATGAAAGGTCTGAAGCCATCAAATATTTGTtgaatttcttctgttttgtttctgacTATTCCTGAATTATTTGAGAGGAATAACTTCTGTGATATAAAAGGCATATCTTGAGCACGATTTAGAACAAAACAAAGAGAACAGGCAGTCCCAAAAGTAATAGTGGTCTGAATTTCAATTACTAAAAGAGCAAAAAGAGATGGCACAGTGTGGAACAGCCACCCAGTCTGATCAAACCAGAACTAGCAATTTTGTTAGAAATCCTGTTATGGTCAGATGGCCATggtttgctttctcttttgctAATTCTTTGTTAGAATAGTATTAATAACTTAGAGGGCAGCTTCTAAGTAGATATTATTAAAAGTCTTAAATGAAGTTGTTTGAAAAGATTTCTCCATTCTTGGAGCACTTCACCAGTCCTTGAAACATGAGTGCTCATTGGTTCATTGATAGCTTTGAGGTCTGCATGGGTAAACCTGAATTGTTTTGTGCTATTTCTAAATACATCCATTTTTAAGTTTAGTTGGACATCAGCAAGTAAATAATGATGGAATTCTAATTTTTGCAGCATCTGCGTAATTTCTCCCAGTATTCAGGAACAGTACAAGCCCAAGTCTGTACAGTGAGAACAGGGTAGATAGCAAACTCAAGGCATGTGTACCCTGCAAGAGATCCTTGCAAAGTAAGTCCCACCTTACTCCGTTGAAGAGGAGGGAGGGACCCTGTGACctaattgaaataatttaatgGCTCTTTGGAAATGCTCCTCTTTGTGTCCTAAGTTGAGAACACTGCCAGTTACTGAAGGGTAGTGCTTGATACATAAACCTGagtctttttttaatgtgttaaaAAGCCTTCTGTACTTCATAAATACTGCAAgctaaataaaaatgaaaatatttcaggggACCTAAGAAAAGGCCACTTTGCCCCCCTGTTACAGCAGGAGGAAATGTTGTCCATATTGTATTTTGCCATACTAATGTTGGTAATATGGATGTATGGTAAAATGTTTTAAGtttcaaggaggaaaaaaactctGACTGCTGCAGATCAATGTGAGAGTTCCCCCTGCTGTCCTGCAAGATCAGCTGCTGTAGCTTGCTGCTGAAAGCTGTGCCTTGTCCATGGGATGAGACACTGTCGGGGCTGGAAGTAatcctgcactgctgcttttggaactttttgtctttctttttccttgtttgttcCAAGAGCCAGAACTCAGGCGATAATGCAGGCCACCTTCTTTAAAACccagagaggagaaaataaagCATTGTTTGAGTTGTAGGGCCTCTTTTTGATTGCAGTTGTACAAGCAGTTTATGGTGAGTTGTACTCTGTTTTTAATCGTTCCTTCCAAATgaataatgaatttttaaaatctgtttcagCAATGCAATCAACCTCTTAAGCAATGTTCCTGTTTCTTGCTTGGATGTTCTTATTAATCCATCGTCCCAAGAGGAAACAGATATAAAATACAATGGTATGAATATGGGAGCTATTCAGATTTTACTGGATTTCATGGAGAAGAGAATAGACAAGGTATGGACTGCAGGGATTTTTCACAAAAGGGGCCTCTTTCACTAAGGCAAAAATTGCACATATATAAAGTTCTGTATAAACCTTTCAGCCAGTACTTAGCACAAATATGGATATCCAACTAAACTGTGAAACACCTCCAAATTCCCGTGAATATCTGAAGCTCTTTGCTGTGTGTCTGAGGGTGAACATTTGGTTCTTTATGTAAAGTTCATATTTTGACTCTCATATAAAACTTTATTGAAGCGTTCATAGAATTTGAAAAGGAATGTTtgctcttaaaatattttatttgtatttggcCTTATTTTAGGGAAGCAGCTACAGAGAAGGTCTGACTCCAGTTCTTAGTTTATTAACTGAATGCTGCCGAACTCACAGGAATATCAGGAAGTTTATCAAAGCTCAGGTGAGTAAAATTCATCGAAATTTGCATTTGAAACTGGTGATGAACTTTGAGGTTTGTACATCAGTGCAAGACAGTGCtgtagaaataatttttcagtcaTGTAAATCAACAGATATTATGGCCTGAGTTCCATGGTACATTTTGTAGAGCTGTTAAATAATAACATCAGGGATATTGTAAAGCTGTGTCAATGTCAGTCACCGTGTATCCTATGAGATGGGCAAAAAATTCAGTAAGGTCTGTTCCCTTACATTCAGTAAATAAGAAGCATTTCAGTGCAGTTAATTAGACTTTGCAGAGCTATGTGGTGGCAAGTGAGAATACAGGTGTTTTGATGGGTTCTGCTTGAGTTTTAGTTTTACTTCATCAGAAAGGAGTTGTTAGGATTAAGACTTGTGTACCAGTGTATATCAGCTGTCCTGTCAGACTAAACATGCCCCTGGACAGAGGGCACACTTCATCTCTTTGTCTCTTATAAAGGCTCTTTATTACAGTATGGACTGTAGCTTTTAACAGGGAAGATGATTTCTGTGCCATGGTTAAAGACCTGAAGGATCTGTGTAGCTTGGTGGTTGAGTGTGGTGTTTTCtatttgttttgctgcttttcctgaggTCAAGTGGAAAGAAGCTAAAAGATGAGCACAAGAAAGAAATTGCTCCTCTGGTTTCTGCTCTCCTCCTAAGCTGCAGTGGCTTTTGAGTTGCATCCCAGATGCTGCTTCCAGATCAAAGCTGCGCCTGAATTCataaatggaatttaaaattaagaagATAATATATTTTCTGCCTCTTTCATCTATACCAGAAAAGTGTTTTTGAGGAATTTAAGAAACTTGTTCTTGTTGCTTGTTTTTCTTCACAGCACTTAGTTTTTAAGATACTTTGCTGATCTGTTaacttccaaaataaaaaaaaaagttgcagaGCCAAGTGTACAGAAGCTAGAAAATGAAGTTGTCTGCATGTTTTTACGACATCTGAGCATCTCAATGTCAGGATATAATTGCATGCTGACTCCTGCCACAGGACCACTGCCTCATATAGTGCAGAGAATGGATGGATGTTGCTAACTGCATGACTGGATGTTTGATATTTTGAATAACCCTCATTGTTAAGTTCTGGCCTTGGGCTTTATTTATTGTGTGCTATTCAAATTGTGATTTGAAGACAGGATGATTGATTTCCTCATGGACTGTCCTATGGCACTCATCACTGTATTAGTATTAGAGTACTCTAAAAACATTAATTCATTCTTACAACACACTGGAAATGGCAGTCGTGGTACTATCCCCATTGGGGGGAGTAAGCGGGGACAAAGTAAAATGTTTTTGCTAATTGTTTGAATACTTGGCCTGAAAAAGAAGGATCTGTTTTATCCAAAGCAGTCAGTACTGTAGAATTAATGTAAGGATCAGTTCCCAGTGAGTCCAATTTCAGTAGTAATTGTACTGCAGTTTTGCACAGGACATGACACTTTACGTTAGACACCTAGAAAAGAACTTGCAATTTCTTATTATAGTGACACactttttttattccttaatAAAATATTGAAGATCTATAATTCTTATTTGAGTCTTCAGAtcattaaatatttcatattatGGCCCGGATTTGTTTGCAGATCATATAATATATCCTTTGAATGTGAAAAAATGTACATAGATATTGAGTCTGAAGGCATCCATACAAGGAGGCACAAGATGGTTTGCATCATTCATGCACTACCTGCCTTTCTTGAGGGTTGAAGTTAACAATATTAATGACCTCTAATGAGAAAATAGTGTATTTGAGGAAATGTTAAATCATGATTTctccaaaatatttctgaaatttaGCTTGAgcttttaaaagtgttttgTGGTTGAAGTATGTGTTTCCTCTCTATGTGGAGCCCATTTTTGAAATTTTGAAGTAGAACTTGCAATGTACTTATTTTCGTGCTTTTTCATTAAGCACGTCGTTGTTCTGTATAAACTACAGAGCATTTTTTAAGAGTGTAAGCTTCCTTAAACTGGTATTTTGAATACTTTTACAAGATACAtgaggaaaacagaagaaacagaGAACATGAGGTTATGGCTGCCTGTTGACCAACTCTCCTGGGACACCCATTTGTGCTCATAAACTCCTagtaattgtatttttaaagtctGCATTTGAGCATTTGAGACAGTATTTTTCTGCCCAAAATGACCGACCAGAAAACTTAAATATAATAAGAAGCAAGAGTCACTATTAATGCATGTGGGCATAGTTGTCtgattttattgctttttttttttcttgaaggacggagtaattttttttgttctgttgaCTACATTTGTTTTTGCAAATATTGGTTTTGCATGATATTTCCATGCATTTTATGCTGTTCTTCCCTTTCTTGTGTGCTGCCAGGTACTGCCCCCATTAAGAGATGTCTCAAACCGTCCTGAAGTTGGCACAACAGTGAGGAACAAACTTGTCCGCCTTATGACACATGTTGACCTTGGAGTAAAGCAAATTGCAGCagaatttctttttgttctttgtaAAGAGAGAggtaaaaattactttttcttctcccttttgtATAAGGTCTTGCTGTAATTGGTATATTTACCTCTTGCTGTAACTCCCAGTTCTTGTAGTattctgtggggtttgttttgtagCTGAGTACAGCTGAATAATTTTCTGTATCCTCTTTGCAGTCGATAGCTTGTTGAAATACACAGGCTATGGTAACGCAGCAGGATTGCTGGCAGCCAGGGGCCTGctagcaggaggaagaggagatcaTTGGTACTCAGATGATGAGGATACAGACACAGAAGAATACAAATCTGCAAAGCCAAAGTATGGTATTGTTTTCAATATCACATATCCCATTGCATTTTGTATTCttttgatgggattttgggtgttttgttaCCTTTTTCAGAGAGGCCAGTTTTGGAATGATATTAACTTAACTTGCTTATATTAACTCCTGTCTTCTGCTGATTTCATGGTCTAATTATTGAGAAACCAGCCTCTAATAGTGTCCATCATGTAGTCAGATATGGTtgcaggggagaaaaaaatttactACGAGAATGATTTAACATCTGAATAACTACTTAAATTTCAAGTgtgaaaagagatttttaagGAAGTGATAGGAAAAAATTTAGTAGCAAACTTAGCAAGGATGGGTTTTGTACCAGATTTTTGAGGAACTCACGTGAAGTTTGCCAAGCTGCTAACTACAGTTTGTGGGGTATATCTCTGTAATGGAGAAAGTAATGGTGTCAGATATGGCTAAAAGTTTTAGTCAGAACTTtgttaaaaaggagaaaaccagtaggtttagttttggttttaacTGAGTTTCAGATTGCCTGGTACTAAAATTTTCCTGAAAAACCAAGTAGGCCACATATGTAAATACAGGAGGAGCAAAATAACTTGTATAGAAGTCATGCAGCAGGAATGCAATATATTTGATTGACAAATTCACTGACCATGTAGAAGCTCAGTTGATTTTTATTAGTTGTAATTGATTGGGTGCTAGAGGTTTTAGTTTGTCATGGGATTTTATGCCATTTTAAAGATGTTCTAAAATTGTTGATAGTGGACATCTGAAGCGTTAACATTATTCTTCTGTTTTACTCTGTTTTCCTTGAATTACACAGACATGATTAGGTGCGTGGTGGGTGCTTGTGGTTTATTGAAAGATTCCTGTCAAGGTACatgaacaaaggacagggattAAATGTATGAGATTTAGGAGTTACGTTGCTTCTATGCTAAGAAATTAACTCTAAACCAGGaggtttctttttatttctacactttaggattttttttcttgctgtttcctCTATACTCTTCTTTCAAAAGCCTGACATTCACTTATATGCATATAAGTAAAACTATAACATCCATTTAGTTAAAAGCTAACACTTATATGAAACATTCGAGATAACTCAGTTGATTTATGCATctgattttctgttttgctgttaAATATCTGTGATTAAAATGTTTGAAAGGATAATGTGCCCTGAAAGTTTTCTTTAGAACTACTTCTCTGCTTTTGTTACCATTTCTGTATCACTCTTCATTTGTATTAACAGTGAAAATAAAGCTGGCTTTGTAAATGCTCAAAGTGAAGTAACTTAATCTGGTTTGAGCAAAAAATCATCATAATGGAAGGGCTTAACTAATTTAATGGAAAATTAACTGGAACctatctttttaaaaagatataatctatatttttattaatctatatttttaaaatcaagccTGTACAGAATTAATTTCAGACATGTATCTGTCATCCAGTTCCCTATTTATGTCATTAGTACTAATGACATTGTTGTTGTTACCATCGTCATTCCCCTGGTTTCAAACTGTTCCTCTCTATGTTCCAACAAGAACTACCAGCCTGTGCATTTTTGAGCACTGACAAGACATTAATACAGTGAATCCACACAAAGATTCAGTCACGATTCATGAGAAAATAGGGTATAAATATGAACCTTGTCTATTTATAACAAAACCTTTTGTGTGCAGTTCAGACAGTTTTAGTCTTGATGGTTTCTGTGAGTTCTTCCTGTTTCCTGCTATTAAGAAGATAGAAAACGTACTTATTCCTGCAGAAATGTAAACTGTGTTGTTTTTTCACCTCCAGCATTAACCTTATCACTGGTCACTTAGAAGAGCCAATGCCCAATCCAATGGATGAAATGacagaagaacaaaaagaatATGAAGCTATGAAGCTTGTCAACATGTTTGATAAACTTTCTAGGTATTGTATTATGCTTTTGAGAGGCAGCTTGTATCCTGGCTCTTTACTAAGGTCTAGTGCTTCAAAATAATGCTAGAATCTACTTCTTTGTAGGATTAGGACCACTTTAAATGCAGAGAAAATGTTTAGCACTTAAAAGAGTGATATGTTGCAGGACTTCTGAGGAAACCTCTTTTGGAGAGGATTGGACAGAATTGGGAAGACCCTGGTGGTCAGGGGACCTGAATAGATAGGCTGATGGTAATGAAGagaatttcttcttttaaagtATGGGACACAATTTAGGCCCAAGGCAAGCATGGGTATTTTCCCCAAGTTAATGAGCAGCATCTCATTGTAACTACTTATGCCTGCTGCTTACATGAAGAGCAAATACAGTGTGAAAATAGTTGTTGTCAGAAACAATAAATTGTATAATGGAGCAATTAAAAGGGAAATTGCAGTTAAGACTTATTGTGGATTGATTAGGTTA
This Agelaius phoeniceus isolate bAgePho1 chromosome 5, bAgePho1.hap1, whole genome shotgun sequence DNA region includes the following protein-coding sequences:
- the RIC8B gene encoding chaperone Ric-8B isoform X2; the encoded protein is MQILMKLAKLDTVEDPLERVSEFPVIVEALKCLCNIVFNSSVAQKLSLELNLAAMLCNLLQKCKDRQLVDDIKCFDLRLLFLLSLLHTDIRAQLRQELQGVQVLTQALESSLSVRWTEEYKAAEDRDRLPLSLQETDCAIEALKALFNVTLDSWNVHSKNESHQFRYMAAILRHCLLTTGPTEEKTEELHSNAINLLSNVPVSCLDVLINPSSQEETDIKYNGMNMGAIQILLDFMEKRIDKGSSYREGLTPVLSLLTECCRTHRNIRKFIKAQVLPPLRDVSNRPEVGTTVRNKLVRLMTHVDLGVKQIAAEFLFVLCKERVDSLLKYTGYGNAAGLLAARGLLAGGRGDHWYSDDEDTDTEEYKSAKPNINLITGHLEEPMPNPMDEMTEEQKEYEAMKLVNMFDKLSRDELIKPMGVRPDGTMAPLEEAVSQYHTSKQESSDSD